The nucleotide sequence TGCCAAGCAACCGCTTTTCTCAGGAACGATAGAGACGACCACCTCGGAAGGTGTACGGTTCCTTGTAGAAAGCACGCAGGATGAGGAAAGTGACTTGACGCTCGTGACGTTTGACCGTTTGACGACGCTAGCTTTGGCTGTCGCGCGTGATCCACTGTTGGCGCGTAAATTTACGCGAATCGTGGTGCAGGGTGGAGCCATACGTGTACCAGGAGATGTTACGGCCATTGCTGAAACAAACATACATGGTGATCCGGAAGCAGCTGCGCTCGTTTTGGCAGCCCGCTTGCCGCTTTTGCTTGTTCCATTAGATACAACCAGCTTGTTTCGATTGACGGAAGAGCAAGTACATACGCTGGGAAGTCTCGCACAAGCAGTTGGCCTGATCGATAGAACAACGATCTCAGACATACAGTTGGCCGCTTCTGCACGTACGCTCCATGCATGGGTAGCGATGCTCGCGGCTCTCTCGCCTGAAAAGATGCGGATGGAGCAGATGAAGCTCTCAGTCGAATGCAAAAGCGAATGGTCACGCGGTGCCATTCTGGCCGATCTGCGGGCGAAACCGAGTGTAGGAACCGATACGGCCGTATGCGTTGAGGTTGAGATGGCAGAGGCAGAGCGCTTTTTGCAAACCGTTTTGGATCGGGGAGGGGTATAAGCGCATGGAAAAAATCATTTTGGATGTAGATACCGGGATTGATGATGCGCTGGCGATTGCTTATGCCGTTCACTCGCCTGCTCTTGAAGTGTGTGGGATTACCACGACTTTTGGCAATATTACGGTGGAGGAAGCAACACGCAATACCTTGCAGGTGCTAGAGCTGCTGGATGCCTCTGCGATTCCTGTCTATCAGGGGGCATCGAAGCCGATTGTTCGCGACCTCACAGGAAAAGCTAGGCTGTTCCACGGTGAGAACGGGCTGGGCAATGTCGTCCTTCCTGCGCCATCGACTACGGCTCAGCCACAGTGTGCCACACAATATCTCATCTCTGCAATAAAGGAACATCCACACGAATTGACACTCGTGACCGTCGGGAGCATGACCAATCTGGCGCAGGCGATTATGGCTGCTCCAGAAATCGTATCCCTTGTCAAACGAGTGGTCCTGATGGGAGGCGCTGTAACAGTGCCGGGCAATCGCACGCCTGTAGCAGAAGCGAATATTTGCGCCGATCCGGAAGCCGCCGCGTATGTCATCCAGTCTGGTATTCCAGTGACGCTGGTAGGCCTGGATGTGACGATGCAAACGCTGCTCACCCGCGAACACTTGCAGGAGTGGAGAGCGAAGGATACACGCTTGAGTCATGTTTTTGCGGATATGTGCGAGGTGTACATGAATGCCTACGCCACAGTGGGCAATTTGCGCGGCTGCGGTCTGCATGATCCGTTGGCCGTAGGTGTCGTTATCGATCCGACGTTTGTGAAGGTAGTCCCGATGCATGTTGTGGTAGATACATCCGGGGGAGCCAGTGATGCCCGTACGATTGGGGACAGACGGGAACATCCAGCGCATCCACCGAATGTGGACGTGTGCCTGGAGGTTGACCATGAGCGTTTTGTCGGTCATTTTCTGAAGTACGTACTAGGTAATTAAGGAGGAAGTTATTGTGTTAAAAGAATTTAAAGAGTTTGCGTTAAAAGGAAATGTGATGGATCTCGCTGTCGGTGTCGTGATTGGTGGGGCTTTCGGGAAGATTGTTACCTCGCTTGTTAATGACATCATTACTCCCCTGATCGGAATGCTTCTGGGTAAGGTGGATTTCTCCGGCTTGTTCATCAATTTGAGCGGGGTTCCTTATAAGACGATCGCCGAAGCAAAAGCAGCAAAAGCTGCGACGCTCAACTACGGATTGTTCCTCAACTCTGTGATTGATTTTGTCATTATCGCCTTTTCTATTTTTATCGTCATCAAGCAGCTCAACCGCTTCAAACGCAAGCAAGAAGTGGAGAAAGCACCTGAGACAACGAAAGAGTGCCCGCATTGCATCTCGGCTATTCCAATCAAGGCTACACGCTGCCCGAACTGCACCTCCATGCTGGAGACAAAAGGAACAGCATTGGCACACGAATAAGACCCATACACGAATCAAACGAACAGAGGAGGGCGATTATGCCTTCCTCTTTTTTCGTTTCACGCGGTTTTTGTACTGATAGTGAAGTCTTTTAATCGTATGGTAATAAGTCTTGTCTTTGAGCTTGGCAAACAGCCCGTGGGAAGGAAAGTCGTAATTGACCTCAATAATAGAGAGGTTTCCCGCTTTATCAATGGCAAAATCAACGCCGATTTGCGCACTGTGCCGATATTTATTAAAGTGGGCACATACACGGTGACTGATTTGGATCAACTGAGAGACGACACTTTTCAATTTGGTTGGCTCGACTGCGCCAGATTTTTTCAAGGCATGCGGGACTGTGACGGCATATCCGCCGCCACGAGCGACATTGGTAATGATACTGTCGGCGCCGGCTACCTTGGCTAGCATGCCGGCATATTGCCATTTGCCCAAGCCATTGCGCATCATCATGACGCGAATATCAAAGGGGCGGCCATCGATTTCAGCTAAATCCAGCCCTTTTTGAATCACATAATTTTTTTCCGTACACTGCGCGGCGAGCTGCTGCTTCAAGTCAGCCAAAGAATCTGCCTGCATAGGTTCTCCGCGCTCCTTGACAAATTGATAGCCCCCGCCATCCGTTTTCCAGACACGAATAATGCCTTTCCCCATATGGGTTCTCGTCGGCTTGATATAGACGGTAGAATACTTCGCTACATACGAATCCAAACTGGCGGGCTGATATAGCGAAGTAGGCGGCAGGTAAGGGCGAATGTAAGGACTTTTTGAAAAGAACTGATGAAGGCTCCACTTGGAGGAGGAGATCACATCTTGCACCTCACTTTGCGAAAAATCCATTCGTCCCAGCATATGCAGAAGCGTTCGCGACCGTTTTTATTTTGAAAGGGGACGTTTTTCAAAAATGGCCAAGGACTTAAGAAGGAGTTAAAGAATTATGGGGGAATATATGTTCTAATCATAAGGGAAGGATGGTGAAAATCATGCGGCAATTCCGTCCGGTGCAACCTCCGACTCTGCAACGAGCGAGCGCCCAAAATGCCTATCGCTACCAAGAGTACATGCCCAGCAAATGCCTGGTAAACGATATCGCTAGCTACTGGACCTCAGAGTACGACGGCAAAGGGATAGCACCTGCAAGCCGAGTCATACCCGATGGATGCATCGATATCATTTTCAATCTCGGCGCCACTTCCTATCAGAAGGGGGCATTTTTAACGGGATTGATGAGGACGTACGAGGTGATCCCATTGACCGAACCACAATCCTTGATCGGCATTCGGTTTTACGCTGAAGGAGCAGCTCGCTTTTTGCGCTACCCCGTCGCCATGATCAACGGACATCATCCCAATCTGGAAGACATCTGGGGCAAAGAGGCAGATGAGGTGATAGAAGGCTTGCTCGAAGCTTCCGACACAGCGGAGCGAATCGCTTGGTTGGAGCAGGAGCTTATCAAACGTTTGTCGATGGATGATCCAGCAGACCAGTTGCTTTTGACGAGCATGAACTATTTATATGAATACAGAGGAAATCTTTCCATGGCCGCGCTTGCCGAGAAAGTGAATTATAGCGAGAGAACCTTGCGAAGGACATTTCAACAACAGTTGGGTATGGGCCCGAAGGAAATGGGCCGAATCATTCAATTTCAAGGGCTGCTGCAAATGCTGGCTAAGGGAACATGCACTTCGTTTACGGATGCAGCTCTCCAATGTGGCTATTACGATCAGTCGCACTTGATCAAGAGCTTCCACACTTTTTACGGTGTAGCTCCAAGTAAAATGGTCTCGCCAGATCGTGCGAATCGATAAATCTTGAAAAGTTGTCCGTTTTTTACAATCTTCCTTTTGCGAGACGCGTTACCCTAAAGAAAGGATGGTGAATTCATGTGAATGAACAAACATTAGATACATACTGCCGAAAGCAGCCCGGTGCCACCCATGACTATCAGATGGATTGGGAATGCGATCGCTACCATGTCGGAGGCAAAATATTTGCCATGATCGGAGGCGATTCCAAAGGAGTTCGCATCCTCACCTTGAAATGCGATCCGATGCGTGCGGAGGAATTGCGCGAGACCTACGAAGGGATCGTACCCGGCTATCACATGAATAAATCCCATTGGAATTCTGTCTACTTGGATGCTGACATTCCCGAAGGCTTATGGGAAAAGATGATCGAGCATGCGTACGATACGGTGCTCCAAAAACTGCCTAAGCGCGTCCAGCAAGAAATCAAGAGCGAACAGGAGTGAGTAATGTGGGAATCAAGCTTGATATGGTAGGGATAGTCGTACAGGACATGAAAAAAGCGTTGGATTTCTATCGGGTACTCGGTTTCGATATTCCAGAGGGAGCAAATGAAGAGCCGCATGTGGAGGTTGCGCAGGATGGTGTTCGTCTGGCCTTTGATACAATCGAAGTTGCCAAGGGTGTGTATGGGGGATGGGAAGCACCTGTCGGGCATCGGATTGAGCTGGCTTTTTTGTGTGAGGATGCTGCGGCACTTGATGCGTTGTATGCGAAAATCGTTTCACATGGCTACGAGAGTCACCGTGAGCCGTGGGATGCGTTCTGGGGCCAGCGGTATGCCATTGTGAAAGACCCGGATGGGAACCTGATCAGTTTGTTTGCGTAATACGATCCTTACATAAGAAGACAAGCCGAGCCTATGTGAAAAAGGTTGGGCTTGTTTGCGTTTATGGACGGAATCATTGGCTGATATATAAAACTTTTTAATAGGAAAACATCCCCATAACATCCCGGGTTTTTCTCAATAGAACCGGCTATTGCTGTGACAGCTTGAACGGGGGGAGACTTGTGCATGGTCGTTGTTTCAAGAAATAAAATTTACTAATAATCGATTGACTTGTGTAATTTTGCTACATATAATGAAAGCGATAACAGGAACGAATTTTTCAACGATTCTCGATTCTCAAATGGGGGCTTTTGACATGGATCAACCTGCAAAATTGCTCGATTATCGTGCGAAAAATGAGCATGTACTCATCGGTCTCATGTCGGGTACTTCGCTGGATGGCATTGATGCCGCACTTGTAGCGATCCGCACAGATGAACAGGGTGAGATCGAAAAGGTGACTCTCCGCGACTTTTTTTATATGCCATACTCCGATGACTTGCGTGAGTGGGTCATGAATCTGTGCAGTGTAGAAACAGCGAGAGTGGATCAGTTGACTGCGGTTCATTACGGTTTATCTGAATGGTATGCGTATGCGGTACAGCAATTGATGCAGAAAGCGGGAGTCACGACAGCCGAAGTAGACGCAGTCTGTATGCACGGACAAACCATTTGGCATATTGCTGGGCGCACGCCATTTCCCGGACCACAAGGAATAACAGAGGTCAGGGCGTCCTTGCAAATCGGCGAGCTGTCCACACTGGCAGAACGTACGGGTATACCGGTAGTGGGAAATTTCCGCGCTCGAGACCTGGCTGCTGATGGAGAAGGAGCACCGCTTGTTCCGTATGCCGACTATATTTTGTTCCGCCATCCGCAAAAAGGCAGACTGCTGCAAAACATCGGTGGAATCGCTAATGTCACATTACTACCTGCAAGTGCAGCTATCGATCAAGTCGTCGCTTTTGACACGGGCCCTGGCAATATGATCATGGATCAAATCGTTCAGCTCATGACCAACGGACAGATGAGGTATGACGAGGGTGGCAAGCTGGCCGCAGGTGGCACCGTCTCTTCAGTGCTACTGGAAAAATGGTTGCAGGACCCGTATTACCAGATCAAGCCACCGAAAAGCACAGGCCGCGAAGTATACGGCAAAGCTTTTGCCCAAGAGCTGTTCCGTGATGCGAATCAACTCGGGATTAGTCAAGCGGATCTGTTGGCAACCGTGACAGCATTGACTGCCACGACAATTGCGAACGCCTATGTGCAATTCGTATTACCAACAACCAAAGTGGAGGAAGTGATCGTCTCAGGGGGAGGCGCTCATAACCAGACGCTTCTAGCCATGCTGCAGCGTCAATTGCCGACTGGAATGACCGTAATGACGGCCCAGCAGTTTGGGATGCCTGATGATGCGAAGGAAGCCGTCGCTTTTGCCATTTTGGGTCATGAGACACTAATGGGACGACCATCCAATGTGCCATCCGTAACAGGGGCGAAGAGGGCCGTACCGTTAGGAAATATATGCTTCTAACATGAGATCAACAAGGAGGTAACATCGTGAAAAAACGAGTATTGGCAGGCTTTTTCCTATCATTGTCTCTCGTGCTTTCCGCTTGTTCTGGTGGAGGAACAGCACCCGCAGAGCAAGGCAAGTCAGCAGAAGGACAAGCAAAAACAGAACTGATTGTGGCTGCCGAGCAAGAGCCAGTGGGCTATGACCCGCATAAAGTTCCGGCGGCATCCAGTGTGCGCGTCTATGCGCTCATTTACGATAGCCTGACCAAGTTGGACGAGAACATGAACATCGTACCGAACCTGGCAGAGAAGTGGGAGATTGCGCCAGACGGAAAAACGGTCACGATGTTCCTGCAAAAAGGCGTCAAATTCCACAATGGCAAAGACATGACGGCAGATGACGTAAAATTCAGCTTTGAGCGAATCATGAACCCAGACACGGGTTCGATCGCGAAATCGTATTTTTCCAGTGTAGAAGCAATTGAAGTGAAAGATCCAACGACGGTTGTCTTCAAATTGAAAAATGCGGATGCCTCATTCGTTGCAAATACGGCAAGTGCCTATGCTTCTATCGTGCCAGCAGGCTCCACTGATCTGACCAAGGAAGCAATTGGTACCGGTCCATTCAAAATGGAAAAAAGTGAGTCGGGACAATATGTCCTGCTGAAGAAAAATGCGGATTACTTCAATAAAGAACTGCCAAAAGTAGAGTCCATCAAGTTCCAAATCATGAAGGACGAGGCGGAGCGACTCGCTGCAATTCGCTCCGGTAAAGTTGACATCAGCATGGTGTCTGCTGATTCTGCGAAGCTTTTGGACGGCAAGCCAGGCGTACAGATCAAGAACTACCAATCCCTGGAGTACAGTTACCTGGGTATTAATGTAAACAAAAAGCCTTTTGACAATCCAAAAGTGCGCGAAGCGATCAGCTATGCCGTTGACCGTAACCAAATTATCCAGACTGTTTGGAAAGGGGAAGCGACTCTGACTGGTCCGATCGCTCCTGCGTTGACCAACTCGGCTTTGGACCCTGCTACTTATCCGACCTACAAAACAGATGTAGAAAAAGCGAAGCAATTGCTGGCGGAAGCGGGCTATCCAAACGGTTTCGAGACCCAAATCGAAACAGCAGCAACTTACCCAGATATGGTAGAAACGGCACAAGTGATTCAACAACAGCTCAAAGCAATCGGCATCAATGCGAAGATCAACCAGCTTGAGTGGGGGAACTACATCGATACGTGGAAATCCAAGGACATGAACTTGATGGTAGGGCGCAACACTTCTGGTGTAGATGCTGACCGTTCCATGCGCTTCTTCTTCTCGACAACTGGTTCAGCCAACGTGTGGAACTACTCCAACCCTGCCTACGATGAGCTGGTGCAAAAAGCACTGACGACCGTAGATCAGAGTGAGCGCAAAAAGCTGTATGACGAAGCACAAACCATGCTGGTAGCAGATGCACCAAACCTGTTCCTGGCATCTCCGAAAAATTACTACGCGGTTCGTGACAACATCGATTTCACGCCGTCCGCAGCGGGCGAAGTATACTCGCTGATCAAGACTTCGATCAAGTAATGTAGCATACGTGTGATGAAGGCTCCGCCAGAGGTTAGGCGGAGCCAAGTTTCTAAATATGGAGGGAAACTCGTGGGATCTTATCTAATCAAACGTGTCGCCAGCCTGATTCCCATCCTGTTTGGCATATCTGTTTTGATCTTCACGATCCTGCATCTGGTGCCGGGCGATCCAGCTTCCATCATGCTAGGAACGAATGCCACACCGGAAGCAATTGCGGCGTTGAATAAAAGCATGGGGCTGGATCAGCCGTTGATTAACCAGTACCTGCATTGGGTCACAGGAATCCTGCAAGGGAATTTTGGCGTATCGGTCCACACAGGAGAAGAGATTTTGCCCCAAATTCTCAAGCGTTTTGCCATCACCATGCAACTGACTGTATTTGGCGTTCTGATTGGGTGGGTACTCGCGATTCCGTTCGGGATTCTCTCGGCTATTCGCGCTCATTCCAAAACAGACATCGTGGTTCGTGTGTTTACATTGTTAGGCATTTCGGTGCCGAACTTTGCCATAGGGACCCTGCTCTTGCTCGGTTTTTCGCTTTATTTCAACTGGTTCCCGCCTATTGATGTGGTGAACTTCTGGGATGATCCGATCGAGGCGTTCAAAGTATTCATACTGCCTGCAACAACGATGGGGATTGTGGTGGCTGCTGGCGTGATGCGGATGACACGCTCTGCGTTTTTGGAAACGATGGACAAAGATTTTATTCGGACAGCGCGGGCCAAGGGTAACAGTAAGTGGACAATCGTCATGGGCCATGCGTTCCGCAACTCTTCGATCCCGATCGTTACGATCGCAGGTATGCAGATTGGTTACCTGCTGGGCGGGTCCGTGATCGTCGAGCAGTTGTTCTCGATTCCTGGTTTGGGCCAGTACATTCTGGAAGGAATTTATCAGCGGGATTATCCGGTTGTACAGGGAGGCGTTTTGTTCGTCGCTCTGGTGTTTGTCCTGGTCAATCTGCTCATCGACCTGATCTATACCTGGATTGATCCACGTATCAAGTATTGACAAGGGGAATGCGACATGAGCACATTTCGAAAGCGTTTTTTGGCGAATAAGACAGCCGTCTTCTGCTCCATTTTGCTGGCGTTGCTCTGTTTGACGGCAGTGCTGGCTCCGGTGTTGGCTCCGCATGACCCGACACAGATGTTTCAGGATCATCGGATGGAAGGCAGCTCGGGTGAGTTTTTGCTAGGTACAGACCAGTTTGGTCGTGATATTTTGAGCCGCATCATCCACGGTGCGCGCGTATCGCTGGTTGTCGGGCTTTCTGCCGTTCTTGTCAGCGCCGTTTTTGGTACGCTGTTTGGCTTGATCGCTGGCTACTTCGGGCGCTGGATTGACGGTTTTATCATGCGCTGTATGGACGTTCTGTTTGCTTTTCCGGAAATTTTGCTGGCGCTGGCGATTGTTGCCGCATTAGGACCAGGAACTTTTAACACGATCATGGCTATCGGGATCGTGAACATTCCGATCTTCACCCGGACGGTGAGGGGAGCGGTTCTCTCTATCAAAAGTTTGGAATATGTAGAAAGCGCTCGTGCCATCGGTGCGAGTACACCGCGTATCTTGTTTCAGGAGATTTTTCCGAATGTAACGGCACCGCTGCTGGTTCAATCATCTCTGGCGATTTCAGGTGCGATCCTGACAGAGTCGGCCCTCAGCTTTTTGGGCTTGGGGATTCAGCCGCCAGACCCGTCATGGGGCGGAATGATTTCAGAGGCGCGCCGCTACATGGAGCTGGCTCCGGGCATGATCATCTGGCCCTGTATTGCCATGACGGTGACGATTCTTGCATGCAACATGTTTGGGGATGCCGTCCGTGATATTCTC is from Brevibacillus brevis and encodes:
- a CDS encoding ABC transporter permease; translated protein: MGSYLIKRVASLIPILFGISVLIFTILHLVPGDPASIMLGTNATPEAIAALNKSMGLDQPLINQYLHWVTGILQGNFGVSVHTGEEILPQILKRFAITMQLTVFGVLIGWVLAIPFGILSAIRAHSKTDIVVRVFTLLGISVPNFAIGTLLLLGFSLYFNWFPPIDVVNFWDDPIEAFKVFILPATTMGIVVAAGVMRMTRSAFLETMDKDFIRTARAKGNSKWTIVMGHAFRNSSIPIVTIAGMQIGYLLGGSVIVEQLFSIPGLGQYILEGIYQRDYPVVQGGVLFVALVFVLVNLLIDLIYTWIDPRIKY
- a CDS encoding ABC transporter permease, whose product is MSTFRKRFLANKTAVFCSILLALLCLTAVLAPVLAPHDPTQMFQDHRMEGSSGEFLLGTDQFGRDILSRIIHGARVSLVVGLSAVLVSAVFGTLFGLIAGYFGRWIDGFIMRCMDVLFAFPEILLALAIVAALGPGTFNTIMAIGIVNIPIFTRTVRGAVLSIKSLEYVESARAIGASTPRILFQEIFPNVTAPLLVQSSLAISGAILTESALSFLGLGIQPPDPSWGGMISEARRYMELAPGMIIWPCIAMTVTILACNMFGDAVRDILDPRHRGK
- a CDS encoding YheC/YheD family protein, which translates into the protein MISSSKWSLHQFFSKSPYIRPYLPPTSLYQPASLDSYVAKYSTVYIKPTRTHMGKGIIRVWKTDGGGYQFVKERGEPMQADSLADLKQQLAAQCTEKNYVIQKGLDLAEIDGRPFDIRVMMMRNGLGKWQYAGMLAKVAGADSIITNVARGGGYAVTVPHALKKSGAVEPTKLKSVVSQLIQISHRVCAHFNKYRHSAQIGVDFAIDKAGNLSIIEVNYDFPSHGLFAKLKDKTYYHTIKRLHYQYKNRVKRKKRKA
- a CDS encoding nucleoside hydrolase gives rise to the protein MEKIILDVDTGIDDALAIAYAVHSPALEVCGITTTFGNITVEEATRNTLQVLELLDASAIPVYQGASKPIVRDLTGKARLFHGENGLGNVVLPAPSTTAQPQCATQYLISAIKEHPHELTLVTVGSMTNLAQAIMAAPEIVSLVKRVVLMGGAVTVPGNRTPVAEANICADPEAAAYVIQSGIPVTLVGLDVTMQTLLTREHLQEWRAKDTRLSHVFADMCEVYMNAYATVGNLRGCGLHDPLAVGVVIDPTFVKVVPMHVVVDTSGGASDARTIGDRREHPAHPPNVDVCLEVDHERFVGHFLKYVLGN
- the mscL gene encoding large conductance mechanosensitive channel protein MscL, producing MLKEFKEFALKGNVMDLAVGVVIGGAFGKIVTSLVNDIITPLIGMLLGKVDFSGLFINLSGVPYKTIAEAKAAKAATLNYGLFLNSVIDFVIIAFSIFIVIKQLNRFKRKQEVEKAPETTKECPHCISAIPIKATRCPNCTSMLETKGTALAHE
- a CDS encoding MmcQ/YjbR family DNA-binding protein, with the protein product MNEQTLDTYCRKQPGATHDYQMDWECDRYHVGGKIFAMIGGDSKGVRILTLKCDPMRAEELRETYEGIVPGYHMNKSHWNSVYLDADIPEGLWEKMIEHAYDTVLQKLPKRVQQEIKSEQE
- a CDS encoding VOC family protein; the protein is MGIKLDMVGIVVQDMKKALDFYRVLGFDIPEGANEEPHVEVAQDGVRLAFDTIEVAKGVYGGWEAPVGHRIELAFLCEDAAALDALYAKIVSHGYESHREPWDAFWGQRYAIVKDPDGNLISLFA
- a CDS encoding anhydro-N-acetylmuramic acid kinase, with amino-acid sequence MDQPAKLLDYRAKNEHVLIGLMSGTSLDGIDAALVAIRTDEQGEIEKVTLRDFFYMPYSDDLREWVMNLCSVETARVDQLTAVHYGLSEWYAYAVQQLMQKAGVTTAEVDAVCMHGQTIWHIAGRTPFPGPQGITEVRASLQIGELSTLAERTGIPVVGNFRARDLAADGEGAPLVPYADYILFRHPQKGRLLQNIGGIANVTLLPASAAIDQVVAFDTGPGNMIMDQIVQLMTNGQMRYDEGGKLAAGGTVSSVLLEKWLQDPYYQIKPPKSTGREVYGKAFAQELFRDANQLGISQADLLATVTALTATTIANAYVQFVLPTTKVEEVIVSGGGAHNQTLLAMLQRQLPTGMTVMTAQQFGMPDDAKEAVAFAILGHETLMGRPSNVPSVTGAKRAVPLGNICF
- a CDS encoding AraC family transcriptional regulator codes for the protein MRQFRPVQPPTLQRASAQNAYRYQEYMPSKCLVNDIASYWTSEYDGKGIAPASRVIPDGCIDIIFNLGATSYQKGAFLTGLMRTYEVIPLTEPQSLIGIRFYAEGAARFLRYPVAMINGHHPNLEDIWGKEADEVIEGLLEASDTAERIAWLEQELIKRLSMDDPADQLLLTSMNYLYEYRGNLSMAALAEKVNYSERTLRRTFQQQLGMGPKEMGRIIQFQGLLQMLAKGTCTSFTDAALQCGYYDQSHLIKSFHTFYGVAPSKMVSPDRANR
- a CDS encoding ABC transporter substrate-binding protein codes for the protein MKKRVLAGFFLSLSLVLSACSGGGTAPAEQGKSAEGQAKTELIVAAEQEPVGYDPHKVPAASSVRVYALIYDSLTKLDENMNIVPNLAEKWEIAPDGKTVTMFLQKGVKFHNGKDMTADDVKFSFERIMNPDTGSIAKSYFSSVEAIEVKDPTTVVFKLKNADASFVANTASAYASIVPAGSTDLTKEAIGTGPFKMEKSESGQYVLLKKNADYFNKELPKVESIKFQIMKDEAERLAAIRSGKVDISMVSADSAKLLDGKPGVQIKNYQSLEYSYLGINVNKKPFDNPKVREAISYAVDRNQIIQTVWKGEATLTGPIAPALTNSALDPATYPTYKTDVEKAKQLLAEAGYPNGFETQIETAATYPDMVETAQVIQQQLKAIGINAKINQLEWGNYIDTWKSKDMNLMVGRNTSGVDADRSMRFFFSTTGSANVWNYSNPAYDELVQKALTTVDQSERKKLYDEAQTMLVADAPNLFLASPKNYYAVRDNIDFTPSAAGEVYSLIKTSIK
- a CDS encoding nucleoside hydrolase, translated to MAKKHRLIIEFCGGFGQGLALLYALRSPDVQVAGIICRDTQSSLAGKLIDFAQPGYEIPIVTGAKQPLFSGTIETTTSEGVRFLVESTQDEESDLTLVTFDRLTTLALAVARDPLLARKFTRIVVQGGAIRVPGDVTAIAETNIHGDPEAAALVLAARLPLLLVPLDTTSLFRLTEEQVHTLGSLAQAVGLIDRTTISDIQLAASARTLHAWVAMLAALSPEKMRMEQMKLSVECKSEWSRGAILADLRAKPSVGTDTAVCVEVEMAEAERFLQTVLDRGGV